A section of the Deltaproteobacteria bacterium genome encodes:
- a CDS encoding FAD-binding oxidoreductase, translating to MPKNKFYDAVIIGAGIAGASAAYFLTRKGMKDVLILEKEEQPGYHATGRAAGVLVEFDLVPSTVDLKIKGGEFLRNPPQGFSENPLLRKSGILITGQGPTLEVMKQMVPDLTARGVEIRILSPAEVLSIVPAVSLEHMDGAFLFSADGHIDVHELLWSYLRQAKRAGSELLCREEVLGIRTEHNRVSGVLTGRNAYSCRWVIDAAGAWGQKIRSLAGASPIKLTPLRRTIITFDAPEGLDVSKWPLVADQTHQFYFSPESGGLLTSPMDEDPMEPGDARPDELVVAQALERLRQFVPKILPKALKRKWAGLRTFSPDQSMVIGQDPSLKGFFWLAGQGGAGIETSGVVGRLAADLIIDGRTDVMDVSPFSPERFK from the coding sequence ATGCCTAAAAATAAATTTTATGACGCCGTTATTATCGGGGCCGGTATTGCCGGAGCCTCGGCCGCTTATTTTTTAACCCGCAAGGGAATGAAGGATGTCCTGATTCTGGAGAAAGAAGAACAGCCCGGTTATCACGCCACCGGCAGGGCGGCCGGCGTATTGGTCGAATTCGATCTGGTCCCCTCGACGGTCGATTTGAAGATAAAGGGCGGAGAATTCCTGAGAAACCCTCCTCAGGGTTTTTCCGAAAATCCCCTTCTTCGGAAATCCGGGATTTTAATCACGGGCCAGGGGCCGACGTTGGAAGTCATGAAACAGATGGTTCCGGACCTGACCGCCCGGGGGGTTGAAATCCGGATCCTGTCCCCTGCCGAGGTCCTGTCCATCGTGCCGGCTGTCTCTTTGGAGCATATGGACGGTGCCTTTCTATTTTCTGCCGACGGGCATATCGATGTCCACGAACTTCTCTGGAGTTACCTCCGTCAGGCCAAAAGGGCAGGGAGCGAACTGCTCTGCCGGGAGGAAGTATTAGGAATCAGGACCGAACACAACCGGGTATCCGGGGTTCTTACGGGTCGGAATGCGTATTCCTGTCGCTGGGTGATTGATGCGGCCGGAGCTTGGGGTCAAAAAATCCGATCCCTGGCCGGAGCATCCCCCATTAAATTGACTCCCTTGCGCCGAACCATCATCACCTTTGATGCGCCCGAGGGGCTGGATGTCTCGAAATGGCCCCTGGTGGCCGATCAGACCCATCAATTTTATTTCTCACCCGAATCCGGCGGCCTGCTGACCAGTCCCATGGATGAAGACCCCATGGAACCAGGCGATGCCAGACCGGATGAACTGGTCGTGGCCCAGGCCCTGGAACGCCTCAGACAATTCGTCCCGAAAATTCTACCTAAGGCCCTAAAACGGAAATGGGCCGGTTTAAGGACCTTCTCGCCGGATCAGTCCATGGTCATCGGTCAGGACCCCTCCCTGAAGGGATTTTTTTGGCTCGCCGGGCAGGGAGGGGCCGGAATTGAAACCAGCGGCGTGGTCGGCCGTCTGGCCGCCGATCTGATCATCGACGGCCGGACCGACGTCATGGACGTGAGCCCCTTTTCACCGGAAAGGTTTAAGTAG
- a CDS encoding toxin-antitoxin system HicB family antitoxin gives MSALSLRIPKSLHEQIKQLAKREGISINQFVASAAAEKMAALLTEEYIEARAKRASLKKFQKVLKKVPDSEPEDYDRI, from the coding sequence ATGAGTGCATTAAGTCTGCGTATCCCCAAGTCTCTCCATGAACAGATAAAACAATTGGCTAAACGAGAGGGAATTTCCATTAATCAATTTGTAGCCTCTGCTGCCGCTGAAAAAATGGCCGCACTATTGACTGAGGAATACATTGAAGCAAGGGCGAAAAGGGCAAGTTTGAAAAAATTCCAGAAAGTGCTCAAAAAGGTTCCAGATTCAGAACCGGAGGATTACGACCGGATTTAG
- a CDS encoding putative toxin-antitoxin system toxin component, PIN family, translated as MKIVMDTNVLFAALKSRRGASYKLVSLLPSERFSIAISVPLIIEYEDGLKRGKLSSDITEKDIGDFMDFFCYVGEHQDIFFLWRPFLTDPSDDLVLEVAVAGSCDAIITYNKRHFKNADKFGLKILDPREFLVEIGVLS; from the coding sequence ATGAAAATCGTTATGGATACCAACGTACTATTTGCGGCTTTAAAATCCCGACGTGGTGCCTCATACAAACTGGTTTCTCTTCTGCCGTCCGAAAGATTTTCGATTGCCATATCGGTTCCTTTGATTATTGAATATGAAGATGGTTTAAAGCGGGGAAAGCTTTCCTCTGATATTACCGAAAAAGACATCGGTGATTTTATGGATTTTTTTTGTTATGTGGGAGAGCATCAGGATATTTTTTTCCTCTGGCGTCCTTTTTTGACTGATCCATCCGATGACTTGGTCCTGGAAGTTGCAGTGGCCGGTAGTTGCGATGCCATTATAACTTATAATAAACGTCATTTCAAAAACGCCGATAAATTCGGTTTAAAAATTCTTGACCCAAGAGAATTCCTTGTCGAAATAGGAGTCCTATCATGA
- a CDS encoding indolepyruvate ferredoxin oxidoreductase, which produces MPKLNEDKEGIRVLMMGNEAIVRGALEAGVNVAAGYPGTPSSEIIENLSKVAQERHLYVEWSTNEKISLEVAAAASFAGLRAICPMKQNGVNVASDFLLHLAGSGTRGGLVLVTCDDPGALSSANEGESRHFARMIEIPLLEPGDFQEAKDMTKWAFELSEELKNVVMLRSVTRMSHASGMVRLGKLPERMVKAEFKCRGPLLDQETGPVSSMPVVYHHTLQQEKLRRARELFEESPFNTYEGPEKPELLVITGSACTLYCREAIHLLGLKDRVGLLKLGTTWPLPPKFMKKYLALTEKILIVEEVIPFLEDSVKILAAEQAAEIGIKTFYGKNDGTIPMVGELNPDLVAAGLSKIMGAPYASMDGEYAKEAQEAAGALAPERDLTFCPGCPHRASFWSIHKALQLDNRKGFVCGDIGCYSLGARPAGFSTVKIAHAMGSGLGLACGFGKLEAFGMDQPTLTVCGDSTFFHAALPALVNAVHHEANTTLIILDNSGTAMTGFQPHPGLPINALGQAAPQIDIAKVCEAMGAKVVIRDPFELEETRATINALLEEEGIKVLILRQICALSPEKKGKKSHTMRIDESRCLGEECGCNRLCTRVFRCPGLIWDKEKKKSRIDEVICAGCGVCADICTSGAIRREEPVSV; this is translated from the coding sequence ATGCCGAAATTGAATGAAGACAAAGAGGGAATCCGGGTGTTGATGATGGGAAATGAGGCGATTGTCCGCGGCGCCTTGGAAGCCGGGGTGAACGTGGCCGCCGGATATCCCGGCACACCCTCCTCGGAAATTATCGAGAATTTATCCAAGGTGGCCCAGGAACGCCATCTGTATGTGGAATGGTCCACCAATGAGAAGATCTCCCTGGAAGTGGCGGCGGCGGCTTCCTTTGCCGGGCTACGGGCCATCTGCCCCATGAAGCAGAACGGGGTGAACGTGGCCTCCGATTTTCTGCTCCACCTGGCCGGCTCCGGGACCCGGGGGGGACTGGTCCTGGTGACCTGTGACGATCCGGGGGCCCTCTCCAGCGCCAACGAAGGGGAATCCCGCCATTTTGCCCGGATGATCGAAATCCCTCTTTTGGAACCCGGGGATTTTCAGGAAGCCAAGGATATGACCAAATGGGCCTTCGAGCTTTCGGAGGAACTGAAAAATGTCGTCATGTTGAGGTCCGTTACGCGCATGTCTCATGCCAGCGGCATGGTGCGGCTGGGGAAGCTTCCGGAGAGAATGGTCAAGGCCGAATTTAAATGCCGGGGACCTTTGCTGGACCAGGAAACAGGACCTGTCTCCAGTATGCCGGTGGTTTATCACCACACCCTTCAGCAGGAGAAATTGCGCCGGGCTCGGGAACTCTTTGAGGAGAGCCCTTTCAATACCTATGAGGGACCGGAAAAGCCGGAATTGCTGGTCATTACCGGCAGCGCCTGCACCCTCTATTGCCGGGAAGCCATTCATCTTCTGGGATTGAAAGACCGGGTGGGACTCCTCAAATTGGGAACCACCTGGCCGCTGCCTCCCAAATTTATGAAGAAATATCTGGCCCTGACGGAAAAGATCCTGATCGTGGAGGAGGTCATTCCCTTCCTGGAGGACAGCGTCAAGATCCTGGCGGCGGAACAGGCGGCCGAGATCGGGATCAAGACCTTTTACGGAAAAAATGACGGGACCATTCCCATGGTCGGAGAGCTCAACCCGGACCTGGTGGCTGCGGGTCTTTCCAAGATTATGGGGGCTCCGTACGCATCGATGGATGGGGAATACGCCAAGGAGGCTCAGGAGGCGGCCGGGGCTCTGGCGCCTGAAAGGGATCTGACCTTCTGCCCGGGATGTCCCCATCGGGCTTCGTTCTGGTCCATCCACAAGGCCTTGCAATTGGATAACCGGAAGGGATTTGTCTGCGGAGATATCGGTTGTTACAGCCTGGGTGCCCGACCGGCCGGGTTCAGCACCGTTAAGATCGCCCATGCCATGGGCTCCGGCTTAGGACTGGCTTGCGGATTCGGAAAGCTGGAGGCCTTCGGGATGGATCAACCGACGCTTACCGTTTGCGGGGATTCCACCTTTTTCCATGCCGCCTTACCGGCCCTGGTCAATGCCGTCCATCATGAGGCTAACACCACCTTGATCATCTTGGACAACAGCGGCACGGCCATGACCGGGTTCCAGCCCCATCCCGGATTGCCGATTAATGCCCTGGGCCAGGCGGCACCCCAGATAGATATTGCCAAGGTTTGTGAGGCCATGGGGGCGAAAGTGGTCATACGGGACCCCTTTGAGCTGGAAGAGACGCGGGCGACGATCAACGCGCTTCTGGAGGAAGAAGGGATAAAGGTGCTCATCCTGCGCCAGATATGCGCCTTGAGCCCGGAAAAGAAAGGGAAAAAAAGTCATACGATGCGTATCGATGAATCCCGATGCCTGGGCGAGGAGTGCGGTTGTAATCGTCTCTGCACACGGGTATTCCGCTGCCCGGGTCTGATCTGGGATAAAGAAAAGAAAAAATCGAGGATCGATGAGGTGATTTGTGCGGGCTGCGGGGTCTGCGCCGATATTTGCACCAGCGGGGCCATCAGGAGAGAGGAGCCGGTATCAGTATGA